From one Lolium rigidum isolate FL_2022 chromosome 4, APGP_CSIRO_Lrig_0.1, whole genome shotgun sequence genomic stretch:
- the LOC124646805 gene encoding ethylene-response factor C3-like, with amino-acid sequence MEHHQHRLSGDTGSNYPELYASSAFDMGDTDDMQLLSTLLEMGDMSGGHYLDFDMEASSSSSSSTSTSSSSYSSSDHLQPPLAATAAPSKRRAEQQPAPGAKGLIGVRTRPWGKFAAEIRDSTRKGARVWLGTFNTPEAAAMAYDQAAFSVRGAAAVLNYPVDRVQESLRTLALVAGGGSPVLALKRRHSIRKRSPNKAKKTTAMAAPAKMTKEHLPVQQQAQFTSVSAAVVELEDLGADYLEELLRVSSDQQPSAAAMMIGFDHCVDGNKSLFASTSTAPTLFPH; translated from the coding sequence ATGGAACATCATCAGCATCGTTTGAGTGGCGACACGGGCAGCAACTACCCAGAGTTGTACGCGTCGTCGGCCTTCGACATGGGCGACACCGACGACATGCAGCTGCTCAGCACGCTCCTGGAGATGGGCGACATGTCCGGCGGCCATTACCTGGATTTCGACATGgaagcttcgtcttcctcctcgtcctccacctccacctccagctcctcctactcctcctccgACCACCTGCAGCCACCCCTCGCCGCCACGGCTGCACCAAGCAAGCGCCGTGCGGAGCAGCAACCGGCGCCCGGCGCGAAGGGGCTGATCGGCGTGCGGACGCGTCCGTGGGGCAAGTTCGCGGCGGAGATCCGGGACTCCACCCGGAAGGGCGCCcgggtgtggctcggcaccttcaacACGCCCGAGGCCGCCGCCATGGCCTACGACCAGGCCGCCTTCTCCgtgcgcggcgccgccgccgtgctcaaCTACCCCGTCGACCGCGTCCAGGAGTCGCTGCGCACCCTCGCGCTCGTCGCCGGGGGAGGGTCGCCCGTGCTGGCGCTGAAGCGTCGTCACTCCATCCGGAAGCGGTCGCCCAACAAAGCCAAGAAGACGACGGCCATGGCGGCGCCCGCAAAGATGACGAAGGAGCACCTGCCCGTGCAGCAGCAGGCACAGTTCACATCAGTCTCTGCTGCCGTGGTGGAGCTGGAGGACCTGGGCGCGGATTACCTGGAGGAGCTACTCCGGGTGTCTTCCGACCAACAaccatcggcggcggcgatgatgattGGTTTCGATCACTGTGTCGACGGCAACAAGTCGCTTTTCGCCAGCACCAGCACGGCCCCAACCTTGTTCCCTCACTGA
- the LOC124649158 gene encoding phosphatidylinositol N-acetylglucosaminyltransferase subunit A-like, with translation MDGISRKHRILMVSDFFFPNFGGVESHIYYLSQCLLKLGHKVVVMTHAYGKRSGVRYVTGGLKVYYVPWRPFLMQNTLPTLFMTFPVIRTILIRERISVVHGHQAFSTLCHEALMHARTMGYKVIFTDHSLYGFADVGSIHMNKVLQFTLADIDQAICVSHTSKENTVLRSGISPEKVFMVPNAVDTAMFTPSPNRLSRDEIIIVVISRLVYRKGADLLVEVIPEVCRLFPKVRFIVGGDGPKRVRLEEMREKFSLQDRVEMLGAVPHAQVRSVLISGHIFLNSSLTEAFCIAILEAASCGLLTVSTRVGGVPEVLPDDMVVLAEPDPEDMVRAVRKAIDILPGIDPQTMHLRMKRLYSWDDVAKRTEIVYDRAMQSSHTNLLDRLPKYLTCGAWAGKLFCLVMIINYLVWCLLEFLQPSKDIEEVPDIIGPLHSQLHSVDDD, from the exons ATGGATGGGATAAGCAGGAAGCACAGGATTCTTATGGTGTCTGACTTTTTCTTCCCAAACTTTGGTGGTGTGGAGAGCCACATATATTATCTATCGCAATGCCTGCTGAAGCTTGGCCATAAG GTTGTTGTCATGACACATGCATATGGAAAACGTTCTGGAGTACGATATGTTACTGGTGGATTGAAGGTTTATTATGTGCCATGGAGACCTTTCTTGATGCAGAATACACTGCCTACATTGTTCATGACATTTCCAGTTATAAGGACCATTCTTATTCGTGAGAGGATTTCTGTTGTGCATGGACATCAGGCCTTTTCAACCCTGTGCCATGAAGCCTTGATGCATGCTAGGACGATGGGGTACAAAGTCATCTTCACAGACCACTCGCTTTATGGTTTTGCCGACGTTGGAAGCATTCACATGAATAAGGTGCTGCAGTTTACTCTTGCAGATATTGATCAGGCCATATGTGTGTCTCACACAAGCAAAGAGAACACTGTCTTGAGGTCAGGGATATCTCCAGAGAAGGTTTTCATGGTCCCTAATGCAGTGGATACTGCAATGTTTACTCCCTCCCCCAACCGCTTAAGCCGTGATGAAATcatcattgttgtgataagtagATTAGTTTATCGAAAAGGTGCTGACCTTCTTGTTGAAGTCATTCCAGAAGTATGCCGTCTGTTTCCAAAG GTTCGCTTTATTGTTGGAGGTGATGGTCCAAAACGTGTGCGACTTGAAGAGATGAGGGAGAAGTTCTCCCTTCAGGATAGAGTTGAGATGTTAGGGGCTGTACCTCATGCTCAAGTACGATCTGTTCTGATATCTGGTCATATATTTCTGAACAG TTCGCTTACAGAAGCATTTTGCATAGCCATTCTGGAGGCAGCAAGCTGTGGACTGCTGACAGTTAGCACTAGAGTCGGAGGGGTTCCAGAG GTTCTACCAGATGACATGGTAGTACTTGCAGAACCAGATCCAGAAGATATGGTACGAGCTGTCAGGAAAGCTATTGACATACTTCCTGGCATAGATCCCCAAACTATGCATCTTCGG ATGAAAAGACTCTATAGTTGGGATGATGTGGCCAAAAGAACAGAGATCGTGTACGACCGTGCAATGCAGTCCTCACACACAAATTTGCTAGACCGTCTTCCCAA ATACCTCACATGTGGAGCTTGGGCAGGCAAACTGTTTTGCCTTGTGATGATCATAAACTACCTCGTATGGTGCCTCCTAGAATTTCTGCAG CCATCCAAAGATATCGAAGAAGTCCCAGATATAATAGGGCCACTACACAGTCAGTTACATTCAGTCGATGATGACTAG